One window of Luteolibacter flavescens genomic DNA carries:
- a CDS encoding response regulator transcription factor has protein sequence MIKLGIVEDSRTTREGLETIINLSPDFRCVCSCDTAEKALVQLPKHAPEVVLMDIQLPGMSGIECVARLKKLLPDTHVIMVTVYEDPDRIFSALRNGASGYLLKRSTPDEVLTAIRDVQQGGAPMSGEIARKVILHFRDQSTTAEEVEKLTAREREVLELVAEGFINKEIGERLGVSTEAVRWHLKHIYVKLHVRSRTEAALKFRGPK, from the coding sequence ATGATCAAGCTCGGCATCGTCGAAGACAGCAGGACCACCCGGGAGGGATTGGAGACGATCATCAATCTCTCGCCGGACTTCCGCTGCGTGTGTTCGTGCGACACCGCGGAGAAGGCCCTCGTCCAGCTCCCGAAGCACGCGCCGGAGGTAGTGCTGATGGACATCCAGCTCCCCGGCATGTCCGGCATCGAGTGCGTCGCCCGGCTGAAGAAACTGCTGCCGGACACGCACGTGATCATGGTGACCGTTTATGAAGATCCCGACCGCATCTTCAGCGCGCTGCGCAACGGGGCCTCAGGGTATCTGCTGAAGCGGTCCACACCGGACGAGGTGCTGACCGCGATCCGCGACGTCCAGCAAGGCGGGGCACCGATGAGCGGTGAGATCGCCCGCAAGGTGATCCTGCACTTCCGCGATCAATCCACCACGGCGGAGGAGGTGGAAAAGCTGACCGCCCGTGAGCGCGAGGTGTTGGAGTTGGTCGCGGAAGGATTCATCAACAAGGAGATCGGCGAGCGTCTCGGGGTCTCCACGGAGGCCGTGCGCTGGCACTTGAAGCACATTTACGTGAAGCTCCACGTGAGGTCGCGGACCGAGGCCGCGCTGAAATTCCGGGGGCCGAAGTGA
- the trhA gene encoding PAQR family membrane homeostasis protein TrhA gives MNARSDISGQNGTSPDRHPFLDKSANLHDGVAMHRQPPKDRSPLCESPAEEMASMATHALGTALAIVALVTMVVLAKGEAFRTVSASVFGGTLILLYGSSTLYHAISCPRKKPLLQALDHACIYLLIAGSYTPLTLVALRGPWGWSLFGVVWFLAVAGVLLKTLGRGRRDTWWSTALYIVMGWLAVLAFGPMLRALSLAGVAWMVAGGLCYTLGVIFFVWRKLRYNHAIWHLFVLGGSACHVVATALYILR, from the coding sequence ATGAATGCCCGGAGCGACATTTCCGGTCAGAACGGGACATCCCCCGACCGCCACCCCTTTCTCGACAAGTCCGCCAATCTCCACGATGGTGTCGCCATGCACCGGCAACCTCCGAAGGACCGTTCGCCCCTTTGTGAAAGCCCCGCCGAGGAAATGGCCAGCATGGCCACCCACGCGCTCGGCACCGCGCTGGCCATCGTCGCGCTGGTCACGATGGTGGTGCTGGCGAAGGGCGAGGCCTTCCGCACGGTGTCCGCATCGGTCTTCGGCGGCACCCTCATCCTGCTCTACGGCTCGTCCACGCTCTACCACGCGATTTCCTGCCCACGGAAAAAGCCGCTGCTACAGGCGCTCGACCATGCATGCATCTACCTGCTCATCGCCGGCTCCTACACGCCGCTCACGCTGGTGGCGCTCCGCGGTCCCTGGGGCTGGTCGCTCTTTGGCGTGGTGTGGTTCCTCGCGGTGGCCGGAGTGCTTTTGAAGACGCTGGGCCGCGGTCGTCGCGATACCTGGTGGTCCACCGCGCTTTACATCGTCATGGGCTGGCTGGCCGTGCTCGCCTTCGGCCCCATGCTGCGCGCACTCTCGCTCGCCGGGGTGGCATGGATGGTCGCGGGCGGCCTCTGCTACACGCTGGGCGTGATTTTCTTCGTGTGGCGAAAGCTCCGCTACAATCACGCGATCTGGCATCTCTTCGTGCTCGGCGGCAGCGCCTGCCACGTCGTGGCCACGGCGCTCTACATCCTCCGCTGA